The DNA segment TGCCAACGACGGCGCGAACGGGCACCCGCCACCGTGCTCATGCCCCGTGCCGGCCCGGCCGAAGCACCCGACCGCAGCCTGAACAGGCTTGAGCGGGACGGTTCGAAGGGGCTGGGCACAGATGTCGGTGTCCCCGCTTCCACTCAGCACTCACGGCCCCGAACGCGGATCTCGGTGCCCTGAGTGCAGAACTCGACGTCCTAGACGGGGGACTCGCGCCCGGGCACGCGCCTCTCCAGCTGAATGCGCATCTCGGCAGCCTGGGCGCGGATCTCGCCTGCACGAGCGCGGATCTCGACAGCGCGAGTGCAGAACTCGACGTCCTGGACGGGGGACTCGCGCCCGAGCGGGCCCGGCCCGGGCCGGGGCTGGGCTAGGCCCCGGCAGGGGCCGGTTGCTTGGTCAGCGCCGTCAACAACGCCGCACACCATTCGAGCAGCGCCTCGTCGCGAAGCGGCGGGGCACCGATCCGGCCACCGGCAGGCCCTTCCGTCGGCTTCGGCACCGACACCGTGCTGGTGACCGCCTTGAAAACCGCCTTGGGGTACAACCGCTTCAACCGCACCAACTGCGAGTCGGCGAGCGGCATCGGCGCGAACCTGATCGAGTTGCCCTGCACGGTCACCTCCGTCACGCCTGCCACCCTGCACGCCTGCCGGAACGCCGCGACGGCGAGCAGCCTTCGCACCGGCGACGGCGGTTGCCCGTACCTGTCGACGAGTTCGTCGAGTACGGCATCGAGCCCAGCCTTGTCCGGCGCCGCAGCGATCTTGCGATACGCCTCAAGCCGCAGCCGCTCGCCAGGCACGTAGTCGTGCGGGATGTGCGCGTCGATGGGCAGGTCGACCCTGACCTCGGTCGGCGGGCCGTCCTCCTCGGCAGGCCCCGCGCCCGCGTGCTTGCGGAAGACGTCGACGGCCTCGCCGACCAACCGCACGTACAGGTCGAATCCGACGCCGGCGATGTGTCCCGACTGCTCGGCGCCGAGGATGTTGCCCGCACCGCGAATTTCCAGGTCCTTCATCGCCACGGCCATGCCAGCGCCGAGTTCGGTGTTCTGCGCGATGGTCGCCAGCCGGTCGTGCGCGGTCTCTGTGAGCGGCGATTCCGGCGGATAGAGGAAGTACGCGTAACCCCGTTCACGGCCTCGCCCGACCCTGCCGCGCAACTGGTGAAGCTGCGCGAGTCCAAGCATGTCACCGCGTTCGACGATCAACGTGTTGGCGTTCGAGATGTCCAGCCCTGTCTCGACGATGGTCGTGCACACGAGCACGTCGAATTCGTTCTCCCAGAAGCCCTGGATGATCTGTTCGAGCCGGTGTTCGTTCATCTGCCCGTGCGCGGTGACGACCCTCGCCTCGGGCACCAGTTCTCGCAACCGTTTCGCCGCCTTCTCGATCGAGGAGACGCGGTTGTGCACGTAGAAAACCTGTCCTTCGCGCAGCAGTTCACGCCGGATCGCGGCACCGACCTGCTTGTCGTCGTAGCCACCGACGTAGGTGAGGATCGGGTGCCTGTCCTCGGGCGGCGTCAGGATCGTCGACATCTCCCTGATCCCGGCCATGCTCATTTCAAGCGTCCTCGGGATGGGGGTCGCCGACATCGTCAGCACGTCGACGTGGGTTCGCAGTGCCTTGATGTGTTCCTTGTGCTCCACGCCGAATCGCTGTTCCTCGTCGACGATGACGAGCCCGAGATCCTTGTAGCGCACGCCGGTCTGCAACAACCGGTGGGTGCCGATGACGATGTCGACGGAACCGTCGGCGAGCCCGGCGAGCGTCTGCTCGGCCTCGTGCGCGTCGGTGAACCGCGACATTCCCTTGATGGTCACGGGGAAGGACCGCATACGTTCGGAGAACGTGTTCAGGTGTTGCTGGGCAAGCAGCGTCGTCGGAACGAGGATGACGACCTGCATCCCGTCCTGGACGGCTTTGAAGGCGGCGCGAACGGCGATCTCGGTCTTGCCGTATCCGACGTCGCCGCAGATGACCCTGTCCATAGGGACGCCGCGTTCCATGTCGGTCTTGACCTCGTCGATGGCGGCGAGCTGATCGGGAGTCTCGACGAAGGGGAAGGCGTCTTCGAGTTCCCGCTGCCACGGGGTGTCGGGACCGAACGGGTGTCCGGGCGCGGCCTGCCTGGCCGCGTATAGCTGAACGAGTTCTGCCGCGATCTCCTTGACTGCCTTGCGCGCCTTGGCTTTCGTGTTCTTCCAGTCGGAGCCGCCGAGCTTGTTCAGGGTCGGCAGTTCACCACCGACATAGCGCGACACCTCGTCGAGCTGGTCGGTCGGTACGAACAGCCGGTCGCCCGGATGTCCTCGCTTCGACGGCGCGTACTCCAGCAAGAGGTATTCGCGCGTTGCTCCGCCGACGGTGCGCTGCACCATCTCGACGAACTTGCCGATGCCGTGCTGGTCGTGCACGACGTAGTCGCCGGATTTGAGCGCGAGCGGGTCGACCGCGTTGCGCCGCCGCGACGGCATCTTGGTGTTGAGATCGTGTGACGACCTCGTCGTGGTGGCACCGCGACCGGTGATGTCGGCTTCGCTGAGTACGACGAGAGCGGAGGCGGGCGCGACGAAACCGTCACTGATGCCACCACAGGTGACCGTGACGACGCCGGGTTTGGGTGCTTCGGTCAGTCCGTCGGCCGCGAGGACCGCCGGTACGTCGCTCGCGGAGAGCTGTTCGACGGCGCGCTTGGCTGTTCCCGCTCCGGCGACGACGACAACTGCCGCTCCTCCAGCCGCCGTGTGCGCCCTGAGGTCGGTGCCGACCCGCTCCATCTCGCCCCGGTAGCCGGGCGCGGCGTCGATGGAAACGTGGTAGACGTCGTCTTCGCTGGTCAGCTGGCTGAGCGTCCACCATGGCCGGTTCGTCTCACCCGCGTGCGTCCGCACCTCGGTCAGTCCTCGGTAGGCCGAGGCACCGAGGTCGATGGGGGCCTTGGTCCCCGCGACGGGAGTGTCGGCTCCTGCCGCCGTCAGCCACGAAGCCTCAAGGAACTCCTGCCCCGTCCGCACCAGGTCAGCAGCCCTCGACCGGATCTTCTCGGGGTCGGCGAGCAGGACGTGGGCGCCCTCGGGCATCGCGTCGGTGAGCAGTTCGAGCTCTCCCTCGCACAGCACGGGGATGAGCGCTTCCATGCCCTCGCACGGGATGCCGTCGGAGAGTTTGGTGAGCATTTCCGCGAGGTGCGCGTCGGCGGCGTGCTGCTCGGCCAGCTTCGCTGCCCTCGCCTTGACGTCCTCGGTGAGCAGCAGTTCCCTGCATGGTGTTGCGATGATCTCCGCGATCTCACCGGGAAGGGAACGCTGGTCGGACACGGCGAACGCGCGGATCTCGCTGACCTCGTCGCCCCAGAATTCGATCCGGTGCGGGTGCTCGTCGGTGGGCGCGAAGATGTCGAGTATGCCGCCGCGCACGGCGAACTCACCGCGCTTCTCGACCATGTCGACCCTGGTGTAGGCGAGTTCGACGAGCCGGTCGAGAACGGCTTCGAATTCGCTTTCCTCTCCGACCTTGAGGTCGACGGGCGTGAGGCCGCCGAGCCCTGGTGCCATCGGCTGGATAAGGCTGCGGACGGTGGCGACGACGACCTTGAGCCCGCCGTGTCCCGGTGTGGCGAGCCGGTGCAGCACGGCGAGCCGTTTGCCGACGGTGTCGGCTCTGGGCGAGAGCCGTTCGTGGGGAAGGGTCTCCCACGAGGGGAAGTCGGCGACGAGGTCGGGGCCGAGCAGGCTGCCGAGCGCTCTGGTCAGCTCGTCGGCTTCGCGGCCAGTCGCGGTGATCGCGAGCACCGGCCGGTTCGCGCCCTTTTCGGAGGCGAGCGCGGCGATGACGAGCTGGCGGGTCGCCGGTGCGCCGTCAGCGTCGAGCAGCGGCGCACCCGCGCGTTCGACGACGCCACGCAGCGCCGGATCGGGAAGGACGGCGGACAGCAACCCGCCCAGTACGGCTTCGCTCAAGGTGACCCCTCACATGAGGACAGACCCCTGCCTGGGACGAGACGCGCAGGAGCACTCCCCTTCCAGGGTACGCAGCCGCCGCGCCGACCACCGCGAGAGCCCTCGACCGGGCACACTGTCCTGATGCGAGTGCGAAAGTTCGGGATCGCCGGGTTGGCCCTGCTCGCCGGTGTCGCGGTGGCCTGCACGAACGAGCCGGCCTCAGCCCCCGCCTCGGCGGAGTCGTCAGACCCGGCAGCGGAGACGAGCCGCTCCTCCTCGGTGGCTTTGCGGGTCGACGAAGTCGTGACCGGTCTCGAACACGGCTGGGATATCGGTTTTCTTCCCGGCGATCGGATATTGATCACCGAACGGCCCGCGCGACTCAAGATCGCCGACGCGAACGGCGCGGTGTCCGACGTGGCGGCCGACCTCTCCGACGTGCACGTACGTGGTGAGGGCGGGCTGATGGGCCTTGCCGTGCACCCCGACTTCGAGGGCTCGCGCGAGTTCACGACGTGCCAGACCCACCAGGAAGGTGGCCGCGCGGTCGACGTGCGGCTGGTCACCTGGGAGCTTTCCGAGGACGGGCGGGCGGCGAGCAAGGTGCGCGAACTGCTCACCGGGCTTCCCGTCAACGACAGCGGACGGCATTCCGGTTGCAGGCCGACCTTCGCGGCCGATGGAGCGCTGTTGGTCGGCACCGGTGACGCGGCTGCCGATCCGACCATTCCGCAGGACCGGCACAGCCTCGGCGGCAAGGTGCTTCGAATCGATCCGCACACGGGTGAGGGACTCCCCGACAACCCGTTCGCCGACTCCTCCGATGCCAACGAACGCAGGGTGTACAGCTTCGGGCACCGCAACGTCCAGGGTGTCGCCGTGCAACCGGGAACGGGGACGGTGTTCACGACGGAACACGGGCCGACCGGATTCGACGAACTGAACCGGATCGAACCCGGCGCCAACTACGGCTGGGATCCCTCACAGGGTGGAACGGTCGACTTCTACGACGAGGACGTCCCCATGACGGACAGGGAACGCTTCCCCGACGCCATTCCTCCACTGTGGACATCGGGGGAAACCTCGACGGAGGCGCCTTCCGGCGCGGCTTTCCTCGAAGGGGAGCAGTGGGGCGAACTGAACGGACGGCTCGCCGTCATGGCGCTGCGCGGCCAGAAGGTCCTGCTCTTCCAGTTGGACGAGCAGGGGACGGCGGTGACCGACATCGCGCTTCCCGACGAACTCAACGACGCGTACGGGCGATTGCGTGGCGTGCGCGGCGGTCCGGACGGCGCGTTGTACGTGACGACATCGGACGGCCCGAACGACAAGCTGCTGCGCGTAACCCCTAGTTGAGTCGCAACTTGGGTTTGTGTTCCAGATGGGAAAGGCCGTTCCAGGCCAGGTTGACGAGGTGGGCCGCGACCTCGTCGCGCTTGGGCTTGCGGGCGTCGAGCCACCACTGGCCGGTGAGCGCGACCATGCCGACGAGCGCCTGCGCGTACAGCGCGGTCAGTTTCTCGTCGTAGCCGCGAGCGGAGAACTCCTTGCCCAGGATGTGCTCCACCTGGCTCGCGATGTCGTTGAGCAGGGTGGAGAACGTACCGGTGGAGCTGGCGACCGGCGAATCCCTCACCAGGATCCGGAAGCCGTCGCGGGATTCCTCGACGTAGCTCAGCAACGCGACGGCGGCCTGTTCGAGCATCGCCCTCGGATGCCCACCGTGCAAAGTGGACACCATGCGGTCGAGAAGAAGCTGGGTTTCCCTGTCGACGACGACGGCGTAGATGCCTTCCTTGCCGCCGAAGTGTTCGTAGACCACCGGTTTCGACACGTTCGCCCGGTGCGCGATCTCCTCGATCGACGCTCCGTCGAAACCCTTTTCGGCGAACAACTCCCTCGCCACGTTGAGGAGTTGTTGCCTTCGCTCGGTTCCCGTCATGCGCACGCGAGCTACCGGGGCGTTCGGACGCGCCCCGGTAGCCGTGTCCCTTTTGGCCCGCCGTCTACCCGCCACCAGGGCAGACTACCGGCTCGGTCGCGCGTGCCTACTTGGCTTCGACGGAGAGCTTGGCGAGCCTGGTCGGAGTCGGCCAGCGCACGTTGTAGGCCCAGCCGAACTTCTCGAACAGCCAGATGACCCTCGCCGAGATGTCGATCTGTCCTCGCTTCACGCCGTGCCGCGCCGAGGTCGGGTCGGCGTGATGCAGGTTGTGCCACGACTCTCCGAACGAGAAGATCGCGAGCGGCCAGAAGTTGGCTGACCGGTCACGAGCACCGAAGGGGCGCTCGCCGATCATGTGGCAGATCGAGTTGACCGACCAGGTGACGTGGTGCAGCACGCAGACCCTGACGAGGCCCGCCCAGAAGAACGCGGTGACGCCGCCCCACAGCGACCAGGTGACGAGCCCGCCGATGATGCCGGGAAGCACGAGCGAGAGCAGGGTCCACAGCCAGAACAACTGGTCGACCTTCACGAGCGCCTTGTCCTTGAGCAGGTCGGGCGCGAACCGCTCGACGTTGCTCTTGTCCCGCTCGAACAGCCAGCCCATGTGCGCGTGCCAGAAGCCCTTGGCGATCGCGAGCGGCGATGTGCCGAACAGCCACGGCGAGTGCGGGTCGCCCTCCCTGTCCGAGAAGGCGTGGTGCCTGCGGTGGTCGGCAACCCAGGTGATGACCGGCCCCTGCACGGCCATACTGCCCGCGATGGCCATGGCGACCCGGAGCCACGGTTTCGCCTTGAAGGAGCCGTGCGTGAAGTAGCGGTGGAACGACACCGTGATCCCCAGCCCGGAGATCGCATAGAAAGCGACAAAAAGGGCAACATCAACCCAGGTCAGACCCCAGCCCCACGCGAAGGGCACCGCGACGAGCAGCGCCAGCAGCGGGGCGATTACACCGAAGTAGACCGCGAACTGGACGCCGGGACCGCGCTTGCCGTCGAGGATCGGTTTCGGGCCTTTCGCTGCCGGCGCAGGGGGTTCTTCAAGGGTCGCCGTCATACGCTCACTTCTTTCCACCAGCCGCCCTGAATAGGGTCGCCTTACCTACGTTGCCGTAAGTTACGGTACAGGAGGTCCGCGCACCTCGGGAGAGCCGAAATCGCGACAGCCAACCCCGGCATTCGAGCCCATCCGAAGGTGGCTATCCTGACCAGGCGCAATCCGCCGTAGTGTAATTGGCAGCACTTCAGATTTTGGTTCTGACAGTTCAGGTTCGAGTCCTGGCGGCGGAGCAGTGGAAAACTGGGTAAGCCAGTAGGGGTGTGAGGCGGCTGCACAGCGAGGGTCCGGACGTGGAGGATTCCAACCGCCCGGCGTTGGGTGACATGTCCGACGCCTGGTTGTTGGGTCGCGCTCGCGAGCTCATCGCGGCGGTCCAGCGTTCCGATCACGCCGAACAGCTCAAGGTCATCGACACCCTCGACGGCCTGCTTGAGGAAACCCAGCGAAGAGGCGAGCCGATACTCGTGGCTCAGCTCCTTCGCGCCTCCGCGCTCGCGAGGCTCGTCACGAGGGGAATGGTCGACGAAGCCGAGCAGCTTCTCGACGAAATGCTCGCCCACACCAAACGGCACGGGCTCGCCCTGCTCAGGGCCAACGCGCACGCGCTGAGAGGCCGCCTGCTCGTCCTTTCCCTCCAGGAAGACGCCGCGCTGACCGAGATCGCCAGAGCGCTCGCCATCCTCGACGACGCTCCCGACCCGGACATCCAGCTCGGCAGGCGCGCGTGGGACCGGTTGCTCTCCTCGGCGCTCAACGACTGCTGGATCGTGCTGAACCAGCTCGGCGTCTACGAGGCGGCGGAAGAGGTCATCGCGAGGGCTCACCAGGCCATCAGGGACAGCGCGGGTCCTCACGAGATCACCTTGCAGCTCATGAACAGGGTGAAAATGCTGCTCGGCTGGGGTCTGCGGCTCGAACGCGTCGGCCGCTACGACGACGCGGCCGAGAAGTTCCGCACGGCGGCCTCGATGGCCATCGCGGTCGAGGCCCCTTTCGCCGAATCGCTGTTCCCGCGCGCGGCCGGCACGCCCGCCGTCGACCAGGTCGGCGTTCTCGCCGCCGCGCTCGCCTTCGCCGCGCCGAGTACGGCGCACATCGACCGGCTCCGCTCGCTGCACGGGGCTCAGGGCTACCCGCACGAGAACATCCTCGTCTCCATCGCGCTGGCTCGCTGCCTCGACGGCGAGGACCGCGAGGAGGACGCGGTCGACGTACTGCTCAACGTCCTGCACACCCAGTCGGAGGACAACTCGCAGCCCTCGATGCGGCTCAACCTCGTCAGAGAGCTGGCGAGGCTCGCCGACGGCGCGAGGGGCCGCGAGACCATGGCCACGGCGAGCGTCGTCGACGCGGAGCCTCCGGCGGAGAGAAAACCGGCGAGCCCGCTCGCCGACTACGCGGCGACGCTGGAAGCCGAACTGTGGTCACTCAGGGAGTCCCAGATCGCCACCCTGAACACCCGGCGTGAGCACGAGCGGCTTTCCGCGGAGCACGGCGCCGTCACCCAACAGGCGCTACAGGACCCGCTGACCGGTCTGCCCAACCGGAGGGCACTCGACGAACGGCTCCGCACGCTTGCCGCGACGGCGATGGCCCAGCCGCTCGCCGTCGCCCTTGTCGACCTCGACGGCTTCAAGGACGTCAACGACCAGCACTCGCACGCGGAGGGTGACGACGTACTCAGGGTCGTTGCGAGCACGCTGAGGGACGCGCTTCGCGGCGACGACATCGTCGCCCGCTACGGGGGCGACGAGTTCATCGTGTTGCTGCCGGGTGCCCCGCTTTCGGCGGCGACCCAGGCGCTGAACCGGTCCGTGAAATCCGTCGCCTCGCTTCCCCATCACCTCTCACACGGTGTGACGCTGTCGATCGGCCTCGTGTCCCTGCGCGCGCAGGAAAGGGCAGAGGAAGTGCTTTCCCGCGCCGACGCGGCCATGTACCAGGCCAAGCGGGGCGGCGGAAATCGCATCGCCACCTGTCCCCCTCCGGTCGGCGAGCAGGGCGAGGGCGTCGAGATCGGCGCCGAGCAGGGAGAATCCGCGGTAAGCGACCCCACGTTCGAACCGGAGGAGCCGACGTAGGATCGTTGCCCGGTAAGGACCCCGGTGAAGTGAGGAGTGCCGTGAGCGGTCCGCTGAGCACTGTGATTTTGGCCGCGGGTGAGGGCACCCGCATGCGTTCCCACACCCCGAAAGTTCTGCATCCCGTCGCGGGAAGGCCGTTGGTCGAGCACGCCGTGCGTGCCGCGGCAGGACTTTCCCCCGAACGTCTCGTCGTCGTCGTGGGGCACGGCAGGGACGCGGTGGGTGACCACCTCGGCGCGCTGAGCACGACGCTCGGCCGCCCCGTCGAGACGGCGGTGCAGGAGGAACAGAACGGGACGGGACATGCCGTTTCCTGCGCGCTTTCGGCGCTGCCTTCCGCTGTTTCCGGCACCGTGCTCGTGACCTACGGCGACGTGCCGCTGCTGGACACAGAGACGCTGTCGGCGTTGCTGAGTGAGCACGCCGACAGCGAGAACGCGGTCACCGTGCTCACGTCGCGGGTCACCGACCCCACGGGCTATGGCCGCATCCTCCGCGCGGGTGACGGCGAGGTGCTCGGGATCGTCGAGCACAAGGACGCCACCGAGCAA comes from the Prauserella marina genome and includes:
- a CDS encoding PQQ-dependent sugar dehydrogenase — translated: MRVRKFGIAGLALLAGVAVACTNEPASAPASAESSDPAAETSRSSSVALRVDEVVTGLEHGWDIGFLPGDRILITERPARLKIADANGAVSDVAADLSDVHVRGEGGLMGLAVHPDFEGSREFTTCQTHQEGGRAVDVRLVTWELSEDGRAASKVRELLTGLPVNDSGRHSGCRPTFAADGALLVGTGDAAADPTIPQDRHSLGGKVLRIDPHTGEGLPDNPFADSSDANERRVYSFGHRNVQGVAVQPGTGTVFTTEHGPTGFDELNRIEPGANYGWDPSQGGTVDFYDEDVPMTDRERFPDAIPPLWTSGETSTEAPSGAAFLEGEQWGELNGRLAVMALRGQKVLLFQLDEQGTAVTDIALPDELNDAYGRLRGVRGGPDGALYVTTSDGPNDKLLRVTPS
- a CDS encoding acyl-CoA desaturase, with the translated sequence MTATLEEPPAPAAKGPKPILDGKRGPGVQFAVYFGVIAPLLALLVAVPFAWGWGLTWVDVALFVAFYAISGLGITVSFHRYFTHGSFKAKPWLRVAMAIAGSMAVQGPVITWVADHRRHHAFSDREGDPHSPWLFGTSPLAIAKGFWHAHMGWLFERDKSNVERFAPDLLKDKALVKVDQLFWLWTLLSLVLPGIIGGLVTWSLWGGVTAFFWAGLVRVCVLHHVTWSVNSICHMIGERPFGARDRSANFWPLAIFSFGESWHNLHHADPTSARHGVKRGQIDISARVIWLFEKFGWAYNVRWPTPTRLAKLSVEAK
- a CDS encoding GGDEF domain-containing protein, producing MSDAWLLGRARELIAAVQRSDHAEQLKVIDTLDGLLEETQRRGEPILVAQLLRASALARLVTRGMVDEAEQLLDEMLAHTKRHGLALLRANAHALRGRLLVLSLQEDAALTEIARALAILDDAPDPDIQLGRRAWDRLLSSALNDCWIVLNQLGVYEAAEEVIARAHQAIRDSAGPHEITLQLMNRVKMLLGWGLRLERVGRYDDAAEKFRTAASMAIAVEAPFAESLFPRAAGTPAVDQVGVLAAALAFAAPSTAHIDRLRSLHGAQGYPHENILVSIALARCLDGEDREEDAVDVLLNVLHTQSEDNSQPSMRLNLVRELARLADGARGRETMATASVVDAEPPAERKPASPLADYAATLEAELWSLRESQIATLNTRREHERLSAEHGAVTQQALQDPLTGLPNRRALDERLRTLAATAMAQPLAVALVDLDGFKDVNDQHSHAEGDDVLRVVASTLRDALRGDDIVARYGGDEFIVLLPGAPLSAATQALNRSVKSVASLPHHLSHGVTLSIGLVSLRAQERAEEVLSRADAAMYQAKRGGGNRIATCPPPVGEQGEGVEIGAEQGESAVSDPTFEPEEPT
- a CDS encoding TetR/AcrR family transcriptional regulator → MTGTERRQQLLNVARELFAEKGFDGASIEEIAHRANVSKPVVYEHFGGKEGIYAVVVDRETQLLLDRMVSTLHGGHPRAMLEQAAVALLSYVEESRDGFRILVRDSPVASSTGTFSTLLNDIASQVEHILGKEFSARGYDEKLTALYAQALVGMVALTGQWWLDARKPKRDEVAAHLVNLAWNGLSHLEHKPKLRLN
- the mfd gene encoding transcription-repair coupling factor — translated: MGGLLSAVLPDPALRGVVERAGAPLLDADGAPATRQLVIAALASEKGANRPVLAITATGREADELTRALGSLLGPDLVADFPSWETLPHERLSPRADTVGKRLAVLHRLATPGHGGLKVVVATVRSLIQPMAPGLGGLTPVDLKVGEESEFEAVLDRLVELAYTRVDMVEKRGEFAVRGGILDIFAPTDEHPHRIEFWGDEVSEIRAFAVSDQRSLPGEIAEIIATPCRELLLTEDVKARAAKLAEQHAADAHLAEMLTKLSDGIPCEGMEALIPVLCEGELELLTDAMPEGAHVLLADPEKIRSRAADLVRTGQEFLEASWLTAAGADTPVAGTKAPIDLGASAYRGLTEVRTHAGETNRPWWTLSQLTSEDDVYHVSIDAAPGYRGEMERVGTDLRAHTAAGGAAVVVVAGAGTAKRAVEQLSASDVPAVLAADGLTEAPKPGVVTVTCGGISDGFVAPASALVVLSEADITGRGATTTRSSHDLNTKMPSRRRNAVDPLALKSGDYVVHDQHGIGKFVEMVQRTVGGATREYLLLEYAPSKRGHPGDRLFVPTDQLDEVSRYVGGELPTLNKLGGSDWKNTKAKARKAVKEIAAELVQLYAARQAAPGHPFGPDTPWQRELEDAFPFVETPDQLAAIDEVKTDMERGVPMDRVICGDVGYGKTEIAVRAAFKAVQDGMQVVILVPTTLLAQQHLNTFSERMRSFPVTIKGMSRFTDAHEAEQTLAGLADGSVDIVIGTHRLLQTGVRYKDLGLVIVDEEQRFGVEHKEHIKALRTHVDVLTMSATPIPRTLEMSMAGIREMSTILTPPEDRHPILTYVGGYDDKQVGAAIRRELLREGQVFYVHNRVSSIEKAAKRLRELVPEARVVTAHGQMNEHRLEQIIQGFWENEFDVLVCTTIVETGLDISNANTLIVERGDMLGLAQLHQLRGRVGRGRERGYAYFLYPPESPLTETAHDRLATIAQNTELGAGMAVAMKDLEIRGAGNILGAEQSGHIAGVGFDLYVRLVGEAVDVFRKHAGAGPAEEDGPPTEVRVDLPIDAHIPHDYVPGERLRLEAYRKIAAAPDKAGLDAVLDELVDRYGQPPSPVRRLLAVAAFRQACRVAGVTEVTVQGNSIRFAPMPLADSQLVRLKRLYPKAVFKAVTSTVSVPKPTEGPAGGRIGAPPLRDEALLEWCAALLTALTKQPAPAGA